One Phenylobacterium hankyongense DNA segment encodes these proteins:
- a CDS encoding alpha/beta fold hydrolase has protein sequence MTRLIAVLFATLMLAGCTPLMVQQAGRPPLGFQGPRLDTDSVTSFDGTRLGLMRWEAKGEPWAVVVGLHGMNDYANAFHLAAPWWAEQGITTLAYDQRGFGRSPGRGVWAGDELMDEDLRTVVSLARRAYPHAIIVVVGESMGGAVAAETFASDRPPAADRVVLLSPAVWGWREQPLPYRTLLWFAANFTASKVYTPPRWLTRKVSPTDNREELIAMGRDPLMVWGARSDTLYGLVGMMDRAADAVGRIGAPVLYLYGAHDQIIPKKAALRAVKTLKPTDRTAYYAKGWHLMMRDHQGPAVWADIAAFIRDPAAPLPSGAPPIRGAPAPGGPLHVAAGL, from the coding sequence ATGACGCGCCTGATTGCTGTCCTTTTCGCGACCCTGATGCTCGCCGGCTGCACGCCGCTGATGGTGCAGCAGGCCGGCCGGCCGCCGCTCGGCTTCCAGGGCCCGCGGCTCGACACCGACTCGGTGACCAGCTTCGACGGGACGCGGCTGGGGCTGATGCGCTGGGAAGCGAAGGGGGAGCCCTGGGCGGTCGTCGTCGGCCTGCACGGCATGAACGACTACGCCAACGCCTTCCACCTGGCCGCGCCCTGGTGGGCCGAGCAGGGGATCACCACGCTCGCCTACGATCAGCGGGGCTTCGGCCGCTCGCCCGGGCGCGGCGTCTGGGCCGGCGACGAGCTGATGGACGAGGACCTGCGCACGGTGGTCAGCCTCGCGCGGCGCGCCTATCCGCACGCGATCATCGTCGTGGTCGGCGAGAGCATGGGCGGGGCGGTGGCGGCGGAGACCTTCGCCTCCGACCGTCCGCCGGCCGCCGACCGGGTGGTGCTGCTGTCGCCGGCGGTCTGGGGCTGGCGCGAGCAGCCGCTGCCGTACCGCACGCTCCTGTGGTTCGCGGCCAACTTCACGGCGTCGAAGGTCTACACCCCGCCGCGCTGGCTGACCCGCAAGGTCAGCCCCACCGACAACCGCGAGGAACTGATCGCCATGGGCCGCGACCCGCTGATGGTCTGGGGCGCGCGGTCCGACACCCTCTATGGCCTGGTCGGGATGATGGACCGGGCGGCCGACGCCGTGGGCCGCATCGGCGCCCCGGTGCTCTACCTCTACGGCGCCCACGACCAGATCATCCCCAAGAAGGCGGCGTTGCGGGCGGTGAAGACGCTGAAGCCCACCGATCGCACCGCCTACTACGCCAAGGGCTGGCATCTGATGATGCGCGACCACCAGGGGCCGGCGGTCTGGGCCGACATCGCCGCCTTCATCCGCGACCCCGCGGCGCCGCTGCCGTCCGGCGCGCCCCCGATCCGCGGAGCGCCGGCGCCGGGCGGTCCGCTCCACGTGGCGGCGGGGTTGTGA
- a CDS encoding cupin: MPRIVTDARTFTADRPWGARDLAEIEGASVRLHWTDQPYRWHVNDGREVFVVLDGEVEMRYRQAGEERTVRLGPSDMFIAEAGDEHVAHPLGAARILVIERKGSV; the protein is encoded by the coding sequence GTGCCGCGGATCGTCACCGACGCCCGGACCTTCACCGCCGACCGCCCATGGGGCGCCCGCGACCTGGCGGAGATCGAGGGCGCAAGCGTGCGCCTGCATTGGACCGACCAGCCCTACCGCTGGCACGTGAACGATGGCCGCGAGGTCTTCGTGGTGCTCGATGGCGAGGTGGAGATGCGCTACCGCCAGGCGGGCGAGGAACGCACCGTGCGGCTCGGTCCCAGCGACATGTTCATCGCCGAGGCCGGGGACGAGCACGTGGCGCATCCGCTCGGCGCCGCGCGCATCCTGGTGATCGAGCGCAAGGGCTCGGTTTAG
- a CDS encoding TetR/AcrR family transcriptional regulator, which translates to MTDLIHDSTETDETQAATKAAVFASAERLFALHGFQNVSVRDITADAGVNLASVNYHFGSKDALLFEIFRRRTAELNRERVRMLHEANGRHDGKPPVREILEALFAPPLKWADPENDRRISVQFIIRARSEGTAEMREALQNDVSHLERFANALIAARPDLPREEVYWRLHFCLGMVHNNRFAEFDRLHHLSGGATREGDAQALLKRMVDFAEAGFLA; encoded by the coding sequence ATGACCGATCTGATTCACGATTCCACCGAAACCGACGAGACGCAGGCCGCCACCAAGGCGGCCGTGTTCGCTTCGGCTGAGCGGCTGTTCGCCCTGCACGGCTTCCAGAACGTCTCGGTGCGCGACATCACCGCCGACGCCGGCGTCAACCTCGCCTCGGTGAACTACCATTTCGGCTCCAAGGACGCCCTGCTGTTCGAGATCTTCCGCCGGCGCACGGCGGAGCTGAACCGCGAGCGCGTGCGCATGCTGCACGAGGCCAATGGCCGCCATGACGGCAAGCCGCCGGTCCGCGAGATTCTCGAGGCCCTGTTCGCCCCGCCGCTGAAGTGGGCCGACCCGGAGAACGACCGCCGCATCTCCGTGCAGTTCATCATCCGCGCCCGCTCCGAGGGCACGGCCGAGATGCGCGAGGCGCTGCAGAACGACGTCTCGCACCTGGAGCGGTTCGCCAACGCCCTGATCGCCGCGCGCCCCGACCTGCCCCGCGAGGAGGTCTACTGGCGGCTGCACTTCTGCCTGGGCATGGTCCACAACAACCGGTTCGCGGAGTTCGACCGGCTGCACCACCTGTCCGGCGGCGCCACCCGCGAGGGCGACGCCCAGGCGCTGCTGAAGCGCATGGTCGACTTCGCCGAGGCCGGCTTCCTGGCCTGA
- a CDS encoding putative DNA modification/repair radical SAM protein, whose product MAVLDLKRKLAILSDAAKYDASCASSSGSRRDSRDGRGVGSSEGGMGICHAYAPDGRCISLLKILLTNFCVYDCAYCVNRVSSNTPRARFSAQEVVDLTLGFYKRNYIEGLFLSSGIIRSADYTMEQLVRVAQLLREAHDFRGYIHLKVIPEASPELVNQAGLYADRVSVNIELPTDDSLARLAPEKDLAGIKKAMAAVRLGVEAGQEETRAGGAAKFAPAGQSTQMIVGADEASDGEILKRSEALYGAYRLRRVYYSAFSPIPDSTARLPLARPPLAREHRLYQADWLMRFYGFERAEIVGEAEHLDLDIDPKLAWALRHRGDFPVDVNTAERGRLLRVPGLGVKAVDKVMEVRRYRRLTLADLKRLTRGVEKLKPFLVAADWRPVALADREVLPHPPAPEQLSLF is encoded by the coding sequence ATGGCGGTCCTGGATCTCAAGCGCAAGCTGGCCATCCTTTCCGATGCGGCGAAGTACGATGCCTCGTGCGCCTCGTCGAGCGGGAGCCGGCGGGACTCCCGCGACGGCCGCGGCGTGGGCTCGTCCGAGGGCGGCATGGGCATTTGCCACGCCTATGCGCCAGACGGGCGCTGCATTTCGCTGCTGAAGATCCTGCTGACCAACTTCTGCGTCTACGACTGCGCCTACTGCGTAAACCGGGTGAGCTCGAACACGCCGCGGGCGCGGTTCTCGGCGCAGGAGGTCGTCGACCTGACGCTGGGCTTCTACAAGCGCAACTACATCGAGGGGCTGTTCCTCTCCTCCGGCATCATCCGCAGCGCTGACTACACAATGGAGCAACTGGTCCGCGTGGCGCAGCTGCTGCGCGAGGCCCACGACTTCCGCGGCTATATCCACCTGAAGGTGATCCCGGAGGCCTCGCCGGAGTTGGTCAATCAGGCCGGCCTCTACGCTGACCGGGTGTCGGTCAACATCGAGCTGCCGACGGACGACAGCCTGGCGAGGCTCGCGCCGGAAAAGGACCTGGCAGGCATCAAAAAGGCGATGGCGGCGGTGCGGCTGGGCGTCGAGGCCGGGCAGGAGGAGACCCGCGCCGGCGGGGCCGCCAAGTTCGCGCCGGCCGGCCAGTCCACGCAGATGATCGTCGGCGCCGACGAGGCCTCCGACGGCGAGATCCTCAAGCGCAGCGAGGCGCTCTACGGGGCCTACCGGCTGCGGCGGGTCTACTACTCGGCCTTCTCGCCGATCCCGGACTCCACCGCCCGCCTGCCGCTGGCGCGCCCCCCGCTGGCGCGTGAGCACCGCCTCTACCAGGCCGACTGGCTGATGCGGTTCTACGGCTTCGAGCGGGCCGAGATCGTCGGCGAGGCCGAGCATCTGGACCTCGACATCGACCCCAAGCTCGCCTGGGCGCTGCGCCATCGCGGCGACTTCCCGGTGGACGTCAACACCGCCGAGCGCGGGCGCCTGCTGCGGGTCCCTGGGCTGGGCGTCAAGGCCGTCGACAAGGTGATGGAGGTGCGCCGCTACCGGCGCCTCACCCTGGCCGACCTGAAGCGGCTGACCCGCGGGGTGGAGAAGCTGAAGCCCTTCCTCGTGGCCGCAGACTGGCGGCCCGTCGCCCTGGCGGACCGGGAGGTCCTGCCCCATCCGCCGGCGCCCGAACAGCTGAGTCTGTTCTGA
- a CDS encoding Glu/Leu/Phe/Val dehydrogenase dimerization domain-containing protein, whose product MTLFDSPAFEGHEGVHAFFDEKTGLKCIIAVHSTARGPAAGGCRMWPYASSELALEDALRLSRAMSYKNAMADLELGGGKSVIIGDSRTQKTPALFEAFGRAVEDVGGKYWTAEDVGVSPADLMSARKHTRYVAGLEGHPAASGDPSPVTAEGVFRGVQLCVRRALNRDLDGVTVAVQGVGHVGAYLADKLHAAGARLILTDVNEEALREVAARTNAAVVTPAAIFDAEADVFAPCALGGAINADTLPRLHAKVIAGGANNQLADPEIGRALFERGILYAPDYVINGGGIINVAGEIRALERGEAFDAAWVDGKLARLTQTLEEVLDRSRHEARPTHEVANEMARARISGAAEKRAAA is encoded by the coding sequence ATGACCTTGTTCGATTCCCCCGCCTTTGAGGGCCATGAAGGCGTCCACGCCTTCTTCGACGAAAAAACCGGCCTGAAGTGCATCATCGCGGTCCACTCCACCGCCCGGGGCCCGGCGGCCGGTGGCTGCCGCATGTGGCCCTATGCCTCGTCGGAGCTGGCGCTGGAGGACGCGCTGCGGCTGTCGCGGGCGATGTCCTACAAGAACGCCATGGCCGACCTGGAGCTGGGCGGCGGCAAATCGGTGATCATCGGCGACAGCCGCACCCAGAAGACCCCGGCGCTGTTTGAGGCCTTCGGCCGCGCGGTGGAGGATGTCGGCGGCAAGTACTGGACGGCCGAGGATGTCGGCGTCTCGCCCGCCGACCTGATGAGCGCGCGCAAGCACACCCGCTATGTGGCCGGCCTCGAAGGCCACCCGGCGGCGTCCGGCGATCCCAGCCCGGTGACCGCCGAGGGCGTCTTCCGCGGCGTACAGCTCTGCGTCCGGCGCGCCCTGAACCGCGACCTCGACGGGGTGACCGTCGCCGTCCAGGGCGTCGGCCACGTCGGCGCCTACCTCGCCGACAAGCTGCATGCGGCGGGCGCCAGGCTGATCCTCACCGACGTCAACGAAGAGGCGCTGCGCGAGGTCGCCGCCCGGACCAACGCCGCGGTGGTCACGCCGGCCGCGATCTTCGACGCCGAGGCCGACGTCTTCGCCCCCTGCGCCCTGGGCGGGGCGATCAACGCCGACACGCTTCCCCGCCTGCACGCCAAGGTGATCGCCGGCGGCGCCAACAACCAGCTGGCCGATCCCGAGATCGGCCGCGCCCTGTTCGAGCGCGGCATCCTCTATGCGCCGGACTACGTCATCAACGGCGGCGGCATCATCAACGTCGCGGGCGAGATCCGCGCGCTGGAGCGCGGCGAGGCCTTCGACGCCGCCTGGGTCGACGGCAAGCTCGCCCGCCTGACCCAGACCCTGGAAGAGGTCCTCGACCGCTCCCGCCACGAAGCCCGCCCGACCCACGAGGTCGCCAACGAAATGGCCCGCGCCCGCATCAGCGGCGCGGCGGAGAAGCGGGCGGCGGCCTAG
- a CDS encoding glutathione S-transferase family protein — MIVYGNSLSPYVRKTLAFAAEKGIEVELVAAGMGSGPPEFKQASPFGKMPGFKDGDFLISDSTAIITYLEAIKPEPNLIPTEPKARARAIWYEEFGDTIAGACGGKIFFNRVVAPRFMNREGDLAAADEAQRVEFPKLVDYLEGVIPASGYLVEDRITLADIAVVSPFVTMGHAGCPVNPTTHPKAFGYIEAILARPCYAEMVARERQMFAQREPA; from the coding sequence ATGATCGTCTATGGCAATTCGCTTTCGCCCTATGTGCGCAAGACCCTGGCCTTCGCGGCCGAGAAGGGGATCGAGGTCGAGCTGGTCGCGGCCGGCATGGGCTCCGGCCCGCCGGAGTTCAAACAGGCGAGCCCGTTCGGCAAGATGCCGGGCTTCAAGGACGGCGACTTCCTGATCTCCGACTCTACCGCCATCATCACCTACCTCGAGGCCATCAAGCCCGAGCCGAACCTGATCCCGACCGAGCCGAAAGCCCGCGCCCGGGCGATCTGGTACGAGGAATTCGGCGACACCATCGCCGGCGCCTGCGGCGGCAAGATCTTCTTCAACCGTGTCGTGGCTCCGAGGTTCATGAACCGCGAAGGCGACCTGGCGGCGGCCGACGAGGCGCAGCGCGTCGAGTTCCCGAAGCTGGTCGACTACCTGGAGGGCGTGATCCCGGCCTCCGGCTACCTGGTCGAGGACCGTATCACCCTGGCCGATATCGCCGTGGTCAGTCCCTTCGTCACCATGGGCCACGCCGGCTGCCCGGTGAACCCGACCACCCACCCCAAGGCCTTCGGCTACATCGAGGCGATCCTGGCGCGGCCCTGCTACGCCGAGATGGTGGCCAGGGAACGCCAGATGTTCGCCCAGCGTGAGCCTGCCTGA
- a CDS encoding MFS transporter has translation MADGGGDLAAREAAYEKFVWDNLKRNYLGNYLHGMLGMTGFRLVNAPTFLPAYLHAISGSNTIVGLGLALQQVGGVISPIFGASKIEHRTKVMPAALWMGGLARMAILGIAASGWLLKGTPLVASVLFFMLMFGIFMGAQRVVFSLLIAKVIPISRRGRLQAWRNATGGLIAAVLAYFAGRYFIGPNLFGNGYGTTFIFAFILTSMGLWALQFLLKEPEPPTTRTQGRFRDRLREFPRLITEDRAYAYFLLVQMLATSARIATPFYILYVAASIHMTGMMLGALSLAYLGADTLSNLVWGYLGDKSGFRLVLLFSIVTWIASTVLLIEVHHSWAIFLAFFGLGAAQSGYMMAAQTMILEFGARDDLPMRIAVSATAESITATLGPLLGGKIADLFGYDLVFGISIGVLVAALVLLIAAVKEPRTARMAAL, from the coding sequence ATGGCCGACGGTGGCGGCGACCTGGCCGCCCGCGAGGCGGCCTACGAGAAGTTCGTCTGGGACAACCTGAAGCGAAACTATCTCGGCAACTACCTGCACGGCATGCTGGGGATGACCGGCTTCCGGCTGGTCAACGCCCCGACCTTCCTGCCCGCCTACCTGCACGCCATCTCCGGCTCCAACACCATCGTCGGCCTGGGCCTGGCCCTGCAGCAGGTGGGCGGGGTGATCTCGCCGATCTTCGGCGCCAGCAAGATCGAGCACCGCACCAAGGTGATGCCCGCCGCCCTGTGGATGGGCGGGCTGGCGCGGATGGCGATCCTCGGCATCGCCGCCTCCGGCTGGCTGCTGAAGGGCACGCCGCTGGTCGCCAGCGTGCTGTTCTTCATGCTGATGTTCGGCATCTTCATGGGCGCGCAGCGGGTGGTGTTCAGCCTGTTGATCGCCAAGGTGATCCCGATCAGCCGGCGCGGCCGCCTGCAGGCCTGGCGCAACGCCACCGGCGGACTGATCGCCGCGGTCCTCGCCTATTTCGCCGGCCGCTACTTCATCGGCCCGAACCTGTTCGGCAACGGCTACGGCACGACCTTCATCTTCGCCTTCATCCTGACGTCCATGGGCCTGTGGGCGCTGCAGTTCCTGCTGAAGGAGCCGGAGCCGCCGACCACCCGCACGCAAGGCCGCTTCCGCGACCGGCTGCGCGAATTCCCCCGCCTGATCACCGAGGACCGCGCCTACGCCTACTTCCTGCTGGTGCAGATGCTGGCCACCTCGGCGCGGATCGCGACCCCGTTCTACATTCTCTATGTCGCCGCCTCGATCCACATGACGGGGATGATGCTGGGCGCGCTGTCCCTGGCCTACCTGGGCGCGGACACCCTCTCCAACCTGGTCTGGGGCTACCTCGGCGACAAGAGCGGCTTCCGGCTGGTGCTGCTGTTCTCGATCGTCACCTGGATCGCCTCGACGGTCCTGCTGATCGAGGTCCACCACAGCTGGGCGATCTTCCTGGCCTTCTTCGGCCTGGGCGCTGCCCAGTCCGGCTACATGATGGCCGCCCAGACCATGATCCTGGAGTTCGGGGCCCGCGACGACCTGCCCATGCGCATCGCGGTCAGCGCCACCGCCGAGAGCATCACCGCCACCCTCGGCCCGCTGCTGGGCGGCAAGATCGCCGACCTGTTCGGCTACGACCTGGTGTTCGGCATCTCCATCGGCGTGCTGGTCGCCGCCCTGGTGCTGCTGATCGCCGCGGTCAAGGAGCCGCGCACGGCGCGGATGGCGGCGCTCTAG
- a CDS encoding UdgX family uracil-DNA binding protein (This protein belongs to the uracil DNA glycosylase superfamily, members of which act in excision repair of DNA. However, it belongs more specifically to UdgX branch, whose founding member was found to bind uracil in DNA (where it does not belong), without cleaving it, appears to promote DNA repair by a pathway involving RecA, rather than base excision.), translating into MQVVRLASGTDFPGWREAARTLRAHGVAPDAALWTVDGAGDLFAEALPEAPAAGRAFTVPRAFLELAEAVILHRSNERFGLLYRLLWRMEREPDLLHIASDLDVARARSLARQVDQAVHKMKAFVRLRRVGDEPEAYAAWFEPAHRVTEAVAPFFVGRFANMRFSILTPDLCLHWDTRELTFTAGADAADAPPEDALEGYWRTYYASIFNPARLNVAAMQKEMPKRYWRNLPEARLIPELIARAEARTTDMVRQSPSEPTRRVVRAALRASRDAPFDGGAPATLEEIAAGVQVCRRCDLWRDATQGVPGEGPGRAKLMFVGEQPGDQEDLAGQPFVGPAGQVLDKALAAAGVPRTETYVTNAVKHFKHEQRGKRRLHKTPDAGEVVACRWWLDNERRIVRPRVIVALGATAVFSVFGKAMPISKARQQALQLPDQAQGVVTYHPSYLLRVPDADAKARAYAMFVEDLKFAWALAA; encoded by the coding sequence ATGCAGGTGGTGCGGCTGGCCAGCGGAACCGACTTCCCCGGCTGGCGGGAAGCGGCGCGGACGCTGCGGGCCCATGGCGTCGCTCCGGACGCGGCGCTCTGGACCGTCGACGGCGCCGGGGACCTGTTCGCCGAAGCCCTGCCGGAGGCGCCGGCGGCCGGGCGCGCCTTCACCGTGCCGCGGGCCTTCCTTGAGCTGGCGGAGGCGGTGATCCTGCACCGCTCGAACGAGCGGTTCGGCCTGCTCTACCGGCTGCTCTGGCGAATGGAGCGCGAGCCCGACCTGCTGCACATCGCCTCCGACCTCGACGTGGCCCGGGCCCGCAGTCTCGCCCGGCAGGTCGACCAGGCTGTCCACAAGATGAAAGCCTTCGTACGCCTGCGGCGGGTGGGTGATGAGCCGGAGGCCTATGCCGCCTGGTTCGAGCCGGCGCATCGGGTGACCGAAGCGGTCGCGCCGTTCTTCGTCGGCCGGTTCGCCAATATGCGGTTCTCGATCCTGACGCCGGACCTCTGCCTGCACTGGGACACCCGCGAGTTGACCTTCACCGCAGGCGCCGACGCCGCCGACGCCCCGCCGGAGGACGCCCTGGAGGGCTACTGGCGCACCTACTACGCGTCGATCTTCAACCCGGCCCGCCTGAACGTCGCCGCCATGCAGAAGGAAATGCCGAAGCGCTACTGGCGGAACCTGCCCGAAGCGCGGCTCATTCCCGAGTTGATCGCCCGCGCCGAGGCCCGCACGACAGACATGGTCCGCCAGTCGCCCTCCGAACCTACCCGCCGCGTCGTCCGCGCCGCCCTGCGCGCCAGCCGGGACGCGCCGTTCGACGGCGGGGCGCCGGCGACCCTGGAGGAGATCGCCGCCGGCGTGCAGGTCTGCCGGCGCTGCGACCTCTGGCGCGACGCGACCCAGGGCGTGCCCGGCGAGGGGCCGGGGCGGGCGAAGCTGATGTTCGTCGGCGAGCAGCCGGGCGACCAGGAGGACCTCGCCGGCCAGCCGTTCGTGGGGCCCGCCGGCCAGGTGCTGGACAAGGCGCTGGCGGCGGCCGGCGTGCCGCGGACCGAGACCTACGTCACCAATGCGGTGAAGCACTTCAAGCACGAGCAACGCGGCAAGCGCCGGCTGCACAAGACTCCCGACGCGGGCGAGGTCGTCGCCTGCCGCTGGTGGCTGGACAACGAGCGGCGGATCGTGCGGCCGCGGGTGATCGTGGCGCTGGGCGCGACCGCGGTGTTCTCGGTGTTCGGCAAGGCCATGCCGATCAGCAAGGCGCGCCAGCAGGCCCTGCAGCTGCCCGACCAGGCGCAGGGCGTGGTGACCTACCATCCGTCCTACCTGCTGCGCGTGCCCGACGCCGACGCCAAGGCCAGGGCCTACGCCATGTTCGTCGAGGACCTGAAGTTCGCGTGGGCGTTGGCGGCGTAG
- a CDS encoding vWA domain-containing protein, which produces MFMRFFTELRQAKVPVTLKEYLMLMEALDKAVIDRSVEDFYYLSRAALVKDEKNIDKFDQVFGQVFKGLERMGDDVTADIPAEWLKKISEKFLTEEEKAQIEAMGGFDKLMEALAERMREQKERHEGGEKAIGTGGTSPFGANGYHPEGIRIGQDKGRHGKAIKVWDKREYKNLDDSVELGTRNIKVALRRLRKWVRDGHADELDMGGTIKGTAEKGYLDIQMRPERRNKISVLIFFDIGGSMDSHIKVCEELFSAARTEFKNMEFYYFHNCLYESVWKDNRRRHAEKIPTWDVLHKFPHDYKVIFVGDATMSPYEITYPGGSVEHWNEEAGAIWMDRVANIYEHMVWLNPTAERHWDYTPSVGVIKQLVNDRMYPLTLQGLEKAMKELAR; this is translated from the coding sequence ATGTTCATGCGTTTCTTCACCGAGCTGCGCCAGGCCAAGGTGCCGGTGACGCTGAAAGAGTACCTCATGCTCATGGAGGCGCTCGACAAGGCGGTGATCGACCGCTCGGTGGAGGATTTCTACTACCTGTCCCGCGCCGCCCTGGTGAAGGACGAGAAGAACATCGACAAGTTCGACCAGGTGTTCGGCCAGGTCTTCAAGGGCCTGGAGCGGATGGGCGACGACGTCACCGCCGACATCCCGGCCGAGTGGCTGAAGAAGATCTCCGAGAAGTTCCTCACCGAGGAGGAGAAGGCGCAGATCGAGGCCATGGGCGGCTTCGACAAGCTGATGGAGGCGCTGGCCGAGCGCATGCGCGAGCAGAAGGAACGCCACGAGGGCGGCGAGAAGGCGATCGGCACGGGCGGCACGTCGCCCTTCGGCGCCAACGGCTACCATCCCGAAGGCATCCGCATCGGCCAGGACAAGGGCCGCCACGGCAAGGCGATCAAGGTCTGGGACAAGCGCGAGTACAAGAACCTCGACGACTCCGTCGAGCTCGGCACCCGCAACATCAAGGTGGCGCTGCGCCGGCTGCGCAAATGGGTCCGCGACGGCCATGCCGACGAGCTCGACATGGGCGGCACCATCAAGGGCACCGCCGAGAAGGGCTACCTGGACATCCAGATGCGCCCCGAGCGCCGCAACAAGATCAGCGTGCTGATCTTCTTCGATATCGGCGGCTCGATGGACAGCCACATCAAGGTCTGCGAGGAGCTGTTTTCAGCCGCCCGGACCGAGTTCAAGAACATGGAGTTCTACTACTTCCACAACTGCCTCTACGAGTCCGTGTGGAAGGACAACCGCCGCCGCCATGCGGAGAAGATCCCGACCTGGGACGTGCTCCACAAGTTCCCGCACGATTACAAGGTCATCTTCGTGGGCGACGCGACCATGAGCCCCTACGAGATCACCTACCCGGGCGGCTCGGTGGAGCACTGGAACGAGGAGGCCGGCGCGATCTGGATGGACCGCGTGGCCAACATCTACGAGCACATGGTCTGGCTGAACCCGACCGCCGAGCGGCACTGGGACTACACGCCCTCCGTCGGGGTCATCAAGCAGCTGGTCAACGACCGGATGTACCCGCTGACGCTGCAGGGCCTGGAGAAGGCGATGAAGGAGCTGGCGCGCTAG
- a CDS encoding uracil-DNA glycosylase family protein, whose product MSLPELLSEIGACRACAGELPHEPRPVVRVSAETRLLICGQAPGRRVHESGLPFDDPSGERLRGWMGVDRATFYGEPAIGVAAMAFCFPGTSPKGGDYPPPKRCATLWRSRLMDALPNVELTLLVGSYAQDWALGGKRVMTGTVRDWRARLPQILPMPHPSWRNTGWLKRNPWFEAEVVPYLRKRVGQILDR is encoded by the coding sequence GTGAGCCTGCCTGAGCTCCTGAGCGAGATCGGCGCCTGCCGGGCCTGCGCGGGCGAGCTGCCGCATGAGCCGCGGCCGGTTGTGCGGGTCTCGGCCGAGACCCGCCTGCTGATCTGCGGCCAAGCGCCCGGCCGGCGGGTGCATGAGAGCGGCCTGCCGTTCGACGATCCGTCCGGCGAGCGGCTGCGCGGCTGGATGGGCGTCGACCGCGCGACCTTCTATGGCGAGCCGGCGATCGGGGTGGCGGCCATGGCCTTCTGCTTTCCCGGGACGAGTCCGAAGGGCGGCGACTATCCGCCGCCGAAGCGCTGCGCGACCCTCTGGCGGTCGCGGCTGATGGACGCGCTGCCGAACGTCGAGCTCACCCTGCTGGTCGGCTCCTACGCCCAGGACTGGGCGTTGGGCGGCAAGCGGGTGATGACCGGCACGGTGCGCGACTGGCGGGCGCGCCTGCCGCAGATCCTGCCGATGCCGCACCCGTCGTGGCGCAACACCGGCTGGCTGAAGCGCAACCCCTGGTTCGAGGCGGAGGTTGTCCCATATCTTCGCAAAAGAGTGGGCCAGATCCTCGACCGATGA
- a CDS encoding transglutaminase family protein, which translates to MARYRIRHETLYSYERPVSFAPHRLLVRPRDSHAIRVVETSLTLSPPGGTRWTYDALGNSVCWFTPRGEARRLSIVSELTIARYPAPLSDPQVADPQTVTPIVYEAADRAVLAPFIEPVTEDRDGVLLKWLRGQVGGPQEPALEFLLRLNRTIHDTFEYRARDQGAAQEPAHTVALGAGTCRDFAWLMVEALRRLGYAARFVTGYLYSPALSSMRGAGATHAWSEVFMPDLGWIEFDPTNALAESADLIPVAVSRTPAEAAPVVGSIFGDGGASQLSVHVDVRPAESLPAAA; encoded by the coding sequence ATGGCCCGCTACCGGATCCGTCACGAGACGCTCTATTCCTATGAGCGTCCGGTGAGCTTTGCGCCCCACCGCCTGCTGGTGCGGCCGCGCGACAGCCACGCCATACGGGTGGTCGAGACCTCCCTGACCCTGTCGCCGCCCGGCGGCACCCGCTGGACCTATGACGCGCTCGGCAACTCCGTCTGCTGGTTCACGCCGAGGGGCGAGGCGCGCAGGCTGTCGATCGTCAGCGAGCTCACCATCGCCCGCTATCCCGCGCCGCTTTCCGACCCGCAGGTCGCCGACCCGCAGACCGTCACGCCCATCGTCTACGAGGCCGCCGATCGCGCCGTGCTGGCGCCGTTCATCGAGCCGGTCACCGAGGACCGCGACGGAGTGCTGTTGAAGTGGCTGCGCGGCCAGGTCGGCGGGCCGCAGGAGCCCGCGCTGGAGTTCCTGCTGCGCCTCAACCGCACCATCCACGACACCTTCGAGTACCGGGCCCGCGACCAGGGCGCGGCGCAGGAGCCCGCCCATACCGTGGCGCTGGGCGCGGGGACCTGCCGCGACTTCGCCTGGCTGATGGTCGAGGCGCTGCGGCGGCTCGGCTATGCGGCGCGCTTCGTCACCGGCTACCTCTATTCGCCGGCGCTGAGCAGCATGCGCGGCGCCGGCGCCACCCACGCCTGGAGCGAGGTGTTCATGCCCGATCTCGGCTGGATCGAGTTCGACCCCACCAACGCCCTGGCGGAAAGCGCCGACCTGATCCCGGTGGCGGTCAGCCGGACGCCGGCCGAGGCCGCCCCGGTGGTGGGTTCCATCTTCGGCGACGGCGGCGCCTCGCAGCTTTCGGTTCACGTAGACGTGCGGCCGGCCGAGTCGCTTCCCGCCGCGGCGTGA